GAAGTCGTCACCTTCAGTTTTTCCAGAGCGTCGCTGAGATTCTGCAGTCGAGCGGTCTGCTCCAGCAGCTGTGCACTGGCACTAACTGGAAGATACACAATCAATCAGAACACTCATAGGAAtaaggacacagacacacacacacacacacacacagacaaaaacagacagagaagagaaaagccttaaaaataaaacacacctgCTGTCTTCCCAGTGACGTCCACCACTTTAACCTCTGCACTCAGCTTGAGCAGAGTTGCCAGCAGTTGATCTGTCCTGCGATAGATGCCTGTGTTTAGTCCTTCTGGTGGCATGGAGCTTTCTTTGGACACCTGTGGTAGTTTTGGAGGGCAGAGTGGAGGCAGGGAGGCCAGCTGGGCTCTCATCTTCTCTGCCTGTAAGTCAAATATACTCCAGGTAAATATTACAATGGTTTAGACAGCCAGCATTCTATCAAAACATACTAATAAAAACACCAGTGTACCTTGAGTCTGTTGTTCTCATTCTTGAGGTGTTTGATGCCCAGTCTCTGGGCTTCAACCTGCTGCCTAAGGAGAGGGGAGTCCACCACCTGTAGTGGTCCAGCCAGGGATGGAGGCACACCTGCAAAATAGTGAGCATAGTAAGAGACATTCAACACATCACTACAACACAATTTTTGTGATTCCTAGAATTGGATTGCTGGTCATATTACACACatttgctgcagctgctgtagtAGTATCATTACACCTACTGCAGACAAAAGATTATCAGCAGGTTGAAATTGCTTACAAAAAGTGACTATAACCACAGTTATTCACCTCCAGCAGATCCCTGAACAATAGAGGCAATTCCAGAGGCAGGTGGGCCTCTCAGGCCTTCGATGGTCATCTTCGATTGGTTATTAATGCGTTGTTTCAGCTCTGCCTTCTCCGCTTCCAGCTGGTCGATATCAGCCTGCAGAGCATCCATCGTCTCCTCAAACTCCCTGGAgaacaggagagaggaaggtgagtgAGCAGGAAAAGAAGATTAGAAGAAGAATTTCTTCAGTTTACTTCCTTGTCAttcttacttttctttcttcttcagcatCGCAAGGTTCTCGTCCAGTTTGGTCTGAATCTTCTCCACTCGTTCATCTGCGTCTTTGGTGGAGGTGTCCAGCTTCTTCTCCAACAGGCTCAGACGAACGCTGGCCTCACTGAGCTCTTCACCCttggagagagacaggtacagtCACATTAATTACGCCTGTCCTGTTTCTGATCCTTTTATTTTAAGAAGTGTCGGACTGATGAAACAATTCACAAGAAATGCTTGAGTAACTTGAGGTGTTTGCTTGAGTGTGTTACCTTGATCTTCAGTGACTTCTTGAGCTCCTTGATGaccgtctctctgtcttccagTTTAACTCCTAGACCCTCAGCATCAGTCATCTCGGCCCTGACGGTGGATGCTCTTATCTCCACTGGAAGAGTCTAAGGATGTGATCAAACAGTAAGTATCGGAACAGGGTAGAAGtgaacaaaatgtgacaaagtTGAGGCATTCACATACCTTGCCCTGTGGTTTGTCGGCATCATACTCTCCTTCCTGCATGGCCGTGGCCATCTTGTTCATGGTGGTGATGACGGAGCTGCAGGACTGACGCAGACACTCTGGGCCGTTGAGGCCATGAGAGCCATACACCTTGGATAAAAGAGTGTAGATTTAGATAATACAGCATTTGGCAATGCTTCTGCTGGGAGTATCTAATTCAATATACTTTGTGATGGATTCAATAATCCTTAACCACTGGCTAAGAAAGTAATATCTGGCCACCGTCTGGTAAGACATCTATGACTATAGAGTCTCTATGGAGACTATGTAAAAGACTAATTGCCCATAGTTTTATGTGTGAAGATAATCGAGCAAATGGTGCATGATTATTTATAGTTAAACTACCTGCTCCACAGCCTTGCAGGCGATATCCTCCAGTTTGAGAGCGTTGAGCCCCTCCTGTTCTGCCATCGGAGCAACCATCTGAGCTCCAGCTGCAGCCACCTCCTGCAGCACAGCCACCACGCGGGTCTGCTGGCGCCTACACTCGGTCAGCGTCTCGGACACCTCCAAAATGAGAAACGACATGTCAGTCAAGCATATGCTGTAGACcaatcatttttgtgtgtgccttAATGGCTCAATGATCACTAGACAGTGTGTCAATAGATCCAAGTTGtctatgtgttttgtttctgtatctCACACCTGCGGACCAAAATTGAGAGCGGCGGGAACTCCAACCACATCTGTTCCAGGCATGCGACGACGGATCTTCTTACAGAACTGTCTGATATCAGAGCAGGACGTGTCCAGGTCCTTTaggaggacagagagactgGAGCTCTCCTGACCTGCAGACAGGAACGCCCGCAGACGAGCCACCTCCACTCCCATGCAGTCCAGGGCACTCTGGGTAAACTGGAGGTGAGAAAGTTTAGAAAGCCTTATTACTACATTCTCATTTATGTTTGACTTTGTTACATTTCCTCATTGGgatcttattttcttttcttcttagaTGAAAGAACTTTTTAAACAGTCACATTGTTGACTGGATTTTTACTTTGATAACTGGTCAATCTGAATATGCTGCTATTTATAGAAACGTACTTTAAGAATGCAGAATTCTGTTAGCTCGCGAAACTGTCCCAAGCTTTGTAACTACAGAAAGAAGAAGCTTGAAGTACCTTAATGTGGTCAGCCAGCTGCACTGTACAGTCTTCAGTGTGGTCTGCCAGATGCACACTGTACAGTTGCTGGAAGACAAAACGACAGTGAGAAACTTATTAGAATGACACGTTTTCTGTgcttaaatgtttgtgtgtgtgtttagatacAACTCTGGGAAGATCTTTTCACATTCTTTAGTTACCTGATAGTACTTGATGGCCTTAGTCAGAGGTTCCACCTGAACAGTCTCATCTAGCTGATCTTTATGCAGCAGGTCGATGAAATAATCCAGAGAGCGCTCATGGAAGCTCATTTCAGAGTACAGTGTACCCATGCGCTTAAAAACCTCCACGTCACAGGTATTCAGAGCCCTGAAGGAGAGGAAAGTGGatagaaaacagcaacaaatgaTTTATCTAGAAATATAATTTTTCTTTAATCAGGTctgataataaatataataaatcatttctgaCACATCAGTGATGAAGCTGCAGTGCTTACTGTTCATATTTGTGCAGAGTGGCCTGCAGCAGGCTGAGAGAGTACACCAGTCCTGAGGCAAAGCTGCGCTGCTCTCCTGGAGGCCCTCTGAGCCCCGTCCCCTGGGCCAAGTTCCCGTTCAAGTCAAACTTCTCCTGGGCCTGTTTACTGATCAGCTCAGCCTATCAGGTAAAGGACAGATAGACACACAGAGGCATTAATTAGAGGGACAAACTAAGCACAGCAGTTCAAGTGAAGTCAATAATGATCAGGAttcaacacaaagaaacttGTACACATTTGTCCAGTTCTCAACACCTACAGACAGAGCTTCATACCTTACAGATGAGCCTGGGGATGAGCAGAAGGACCAGAATACAGTCGTGATCTCCACCGTGACGGAGGAAGGAGTCCGGcatgaaggaggtgaggagggatACCTGTCTGTTTGACTGAGCCACTTCCATTTTCCTCAGCTCCATCTCAATGGCCTAGGCGCACAGATTAGATGGAAATGGTGTCAAAGGTGTGAAACAGGTTTGCTCCTTTCAGTCATCATTGCTGGCACGATAGCGCAATTTACCTTGGCATAAGCCTTGGTCTCTGCAAACTTAATTTTGAAGTCAAATAGCTCAGCAGGAGGTTGCTGAACTTGTTCAGCATTTGCATTCTGCTGGCTGATCAGCTCCCTGTTGGCCTCCTgatacacagagaaaagaacATACAGTGTCACAAAATGCCTCCCCATGCAGAGTTCatcctctgatttttttttctttgagcatGCGTGTTTCCCTCCTCTTCACCCACCTGTAGCCCGGCTGTGAGCTCTCTGTATTTGCTGATGGTCTGTTGATAATCAGCTACGGTCTCCTGGGCAGCCTCCACCCTTTTCTCAGCCTCTCGGACCTTTGCTCCACTCAGGTCCACCTGCTCCCTCAGCTCCATTTCTGTCTCTCGGGCGTTCTCCTGGAGCTCATCGTTCATTTCATTGATGGCTTCCTGTTGTTACAGGACAGAGTTACAGTAAGTGATAGGTCCATAAAAGCGAGCTGTTAGCTGATAaatattatttccttttttgtttagttAGTGATCATAAATGCAGCGGTACCCACCAAATCAGTGACGGTTTCTCTCAGCTCTCTGACTTTCTCCTCCAGGTCAAGGTTTCTTTCAGTCAgggtctccaccatctcctctgACCCTAAAGCAGCATCCACCTGGGACACACATAAGCAAGCATGTAAGTTCAGTTAAATTCTTACATGGCAAACTAACAAGAACAGCCCATCCACATAGTACTAAGAACCTCCACCTATATCTGCTCCTCTCTGTAATCATATTCATCTTCTTTTCTTGTGTCTTGCTGACTTTACCTGCTCCTTCAGTTCATCAATAGTGGCCTCCGCCTGCTTGACTTCATCCTGCAGTTTTTCCTTCTGAGTCCTCAGAGCCTCCAGCtcagtgttcttcttctccatctgcTTCTGCAGCTTCACATGCTCCTGCTTCTCTGAAGAAGACAGGTCACGCATCCtgagggagaaaaggaaaattttgtttttatattggctttttatcaaaaaaaaaagaaaaaaaaaaagaagcttattCTTTAATCTGGTGTCAGACATTCGACTGACCGAACCAACGCCTCCTTTAGTCGGCTGTtctgctcctccagctgtttGACATGATAACTTGAAGCGGCTCCATCTGAGCCTgcaggagaaacagaaaaggacAACACAGTCAGGAACAGCAGCATATAAATAAAGGGGACATgacaagaaggaagaaagatggCAACATAGATATGAAGGCATGAAGAGGCTTTTATAGATTGGTAAGCAGAGTACTGACCTTTCTCTGAAATCTCATGTCTAAGGATCTCCAGATCCATGGAGAGCTCGTCCACTTTCTCTTTCAGTGTGTCTACCTCCACCTGCAGTGACTCTGCGCGCTCTTCAGCCATCTCTTTGTCCAGTGTGGCCATCTCTATGGCGTCTGCCGTGTCAGACATCTCTTCCATGTAGCGGTCCTTGGCTTCATGTGCCTCACGAGCTTCCTGCGGGGAGgatgtacaaaataaaactctagAAACTAATTTTTGCTGACAGTAGAGTACatttatgtacatttatttttctgtgtacCTTCTTGGCCTCTTTGAGCTGTTTCTGCAGGTCAGCCTGCTGCTCCTGCATTTTATTCTTCCATTCTTGTAGCTGTTCCAGCTGGATCTTGTGTTTCTCAAGCTCCTTCAGCTTGGCCTTGTCCTCCGTCCGCTTCATCTTCAGCGTTTCCAGCTTCTCCTCCAGGTCCTTGACTTGAGCTCGCAGTGATTCCTCCTCCTgagaaggatggatggatggatgtgtggaGGGAGGAAGCATAAGGACAGTTTAAATGTGCTGCCTTTAACAAATTTAGAGGATTAACTGGATTTAATTCAGGTCCAAAGATATTATTTTAAGGcaataataacaaacacactgattaaGTCCCATCACCAAAAACCCCAAACAATGTTTATGTCAATACTGTGGCCACAAATTAATTTGAAAAGGATTTCCTCAAGTAATGGACCTCTGCCAGAAACATTATAAAGCCACAAAAGGAAGATGAATGCATTCCCTCCAAACACACATGGTGAAACTGAGTATTTCATTCAGTGTCTCAGAGAGTTAAACCATGCATCAACACCACTGTGAGGACATCACAACCATACTGAAATACTGAGAGGGTGTTCTGAAGGCCATTTTGCCCTCTGATGTTATGAGTTTGTTAGTCAACTCGTGCCAGgtaccagcagcagcatgcatgTAGCCATTAGAAAACTCTACCTGCTTGGAAATGGCAGGTTCCACCTGGTCGAACAATGACAACATGGATGACATGAAACCACGTTAAAATGAGAAACATGATGGAGATGTTGATCTTTTGTGCTGGTGATGGTGACGAATTCCGCATGACAGCATGAAATGTGAGACTAAAACGTTGGGTTACTTAACGTAATCCCTGGTTCTTTAATAACAGAACGAGGTGTTTCACTATGGGAATCGATTCTGGCGAGACCATTACGGAAGCTCCAATGACACAACGTCTGTCTCTGACAGACAGGTCGACGTGTAGGGAAGGCCCCGCCCCTCTATATATCACGGTCGACCGCCCCGTCCAGGCCATTCTTATCGGTTTCTTCCCTCATACATGCAAGGAGGGAATTGTTGGTGAAACACCTCACTCTGTTATCAAAGAACCAGGGATTACGTTAAGTAACCCGACGTTCTTTTTCTAACTTCGCTCGGTGTTTCACTATGGGAGATATAGACCACTCCCGGAATGCATAATCTCCCGAAGTCATCTGGCTCCTGACTGGGATGACATCAACCAGTTTCTGAAGCACCAGACTCGAGCACTGTGTGAGCTAGGGATGGACCTGAGACATCCAGCCTATAGAATCTCACGAAAGTGTGCGGAGAAGCCCAACTAGCCGCCGCACAAATGTCCTCCACCCTAACTCCTTTAAACAGAGTCCATGACGTAGCCATGCTCCTGGTGGAGTGAGCTTTCAAACCTGCAGGGGGCTGCCGGCCCCTGCACCTGTAAGCTAAGCCTATAGCATCCACAATACAATGTGACAGTCTCTGTCGGGATAGTGGCTTCCCCTTGTGGGGCGTGGCccaagacacaaacagctgatcggTTCCCCGGAAGCTGGCTGTCCTGTTTACATACACACGTAATGCACGCACAGGGCGCAGAGTGTTCAATCTGCTCTCCTCCGCTGACCCAAACGGCGGAGAATGAAAAGCCTTCAATTCCACTGTGGGGCATCTGTAAGCAGATTCCACCACTTTAGGTATGAACGCCGGATTCGGCCGTAAACACACCTTAGCCAAGCCCGGAGCATCTAACACAACCGCCAAGTCCCATAATGGCACCATAGGCCTGGAAACTGGCAGTTTCCGGCGCACTCCGTTTATAAAGCGGCATACCAACGGATGCTGGCCCACCGGCTTATCCCCAAAGCCTATGTGGCATGCTGGAATAGCGGCCAGATACACCTTGATAGTGGAAAAGGCTTTACCCTTTtccagcaaagaaaacaaagaatgtTCACAGagcactgaaatgaaacaatacgTCTGGCCTCACATCACTCCTCAAACACTCGCCACTTACAACTGTATAATGAGCGAGTGGATGAAGCCCTTGCACACTGAATAGTGTCGATCACGTTCTGAGGCAATCCAACAGTGCCCAAATTTAACATCTCACGGCCGGGCCAGTACTGACTTTTGGTCCAGTTTATTCTGAAACCCAGACCGCTGAGGTGAGACGTCACTGTCTCCACATCCCTGAGCGCCTGCTCCCGTGAATGAGAGCATATCAGATAATCGTCTAACAGGAGCACTCAGTATTCGTAGGCTATGCCCCGGTGAGCAAACCTGGggaatttcctgtgtgcagggAAAATCTCTATGTGAAAATATGCATCTGCCAGATCGACTGTGGCAAACCAGTCACCGAGACGGATAGACTGACACAACACTTT
Above is a genomic segment from Larimichthys crocea isolate SSNF chromosome XIV, L_crocea_2.0, whole genome shotgun sequence containing:
- the LOC104925200 gene encoding dynactin subunit 1 isoform X5, giving the protein MSSAGTVESSKPPKIGSVVEVIGKGQRGTVAYIGATLFASGKWVGVILNEPKGKNDGTVQGKRYFTCEENHGIFVRQSQIQVVDDGSSATSPDTPESGVAKIPRQKDIHETPKTSKQTPANVKKASRESLASSLSGDVSEAGLSSHQGALGAPVMPQPSGSPAAAAASVTATPSKVEPAISKQEEESLRAQVKDLEEKLETLKMKRTEDKAKLKELEKHKIQLEQLQEWKNKMQEQQADLQKQLKEAKKEAREAHEAKDRYMEEMSDTADAIEMATLDKEMAEERAESLQVEVDTLKEKVDELSMDLEILRHEISEKGSDGAASSYHVKQLEEQNSRLKEALVRMRDLSSSEKQEHVKLQKQMEKKNTELEALRTQKEKLQDEVKQAEATIDELKEQVDAALGSEEMVETLTERNLDLEEKVRELRETVTDLEAINEMNDELQENARETEMELREQVDLSGAKVREAEKRVEAAQETVADYQQTISKYRELTAGLQEANRELISQQNANAEQVQQPPAELFDFKIKFAETKAYAKAIEMELRKMEVAQSNRQVSLLTSFMPDSFLRHGGDHDCILVLLLIPRLICKAELISKQAQEKFDLNGNLAQGTGLRGPPGEQRSFASGLVYSLSLLQATLHKYEQALNTCDVEVFKRMGTLYSEMSFHERSLDYFIDLLHKDQLDETVQVEPLTKAIKYYQQLYSVHLADHTEDCTVQLADHIKFTQSALDCMGVEVARLRAFLSAGQESSSLSVLLKDLDTSCSDIRQFCKKIRRRMPGTDVVGVPAALNFGPQVSETLTECRRQQTRVVAVLQEVAAAGAQMVAPMAEQEGLNALKLEDIACKAVEQVYGSHGLNGPECLRQSCSSVITTMNKMATAMQEGEYDADKPQGKTLPVEIRASTVRAEMTDAEGLGVKLEDRETVIKELKKSLKIKGEELSEASVRLSLLEKKLDTSTKDADERVEKIQTKLDENLAMLKKKEKEFEETMDALQADIDQLEAEKAELKQRINNQSKMTIEGLRGPPASGIASIVQGSAGGVPPSLAGPLQVVDSPLLRQQVEAQRLGIKHLKNENNRLKAEKMRAQLASLPPLCPPKLPQVSKESSMPPEGLNTGIYRRTDQLLATLLKLSAEVKVVDVTGKTAVSASAQLLEQTARLQNLSDALEKLKGEVAEHVVSYQPGAKASSDFATFPVCSFVKAKEEKKGGTVYVGRVAIPCTRGQEQVHRLVLSQQQLHQVHRLLMA